One segment of Tenrec ecaudatus isolate mTenEca1 chromosome 1, mTenEca1.hap1, whole genome shotgun sequence DNA contains the following:
- the SLC6A9 gene encoding sodium- and chloride-dependent glycine transporter 1 isoform X3 produces the protein MFPYFIMLVFCGIPLFFMELSFGQFASQGCLGVWRISPMFKGVGYGMMVVSTYIGIYYNVVICIAFYYFFSSMTHVLPWAYCSNPWNTPDCAGVLDATNLTNGSWPAGPPSNVSSLLNHTFRRTSPSEEYWRLYVLKLSDDIGNFGEVRLPLLGCLGVSWVVVFLCLIRGVKSSGKVVYFTATFPYVVLTILFVRGVTLEGAFTGIMYYLTPQWDKILEAKVWGDAASQIFYSLGCAWGGLITMASYNKFHNNCYRDSVIISITNCATSVYAGFVIFSILGFMASHLGVDVSRVADHGPGLAFVAYPEALTLLPISPLWSLLFFFMLILLGLGTQFCLLETLVTAIVDEVGNEWILQRKIYVTLSVAVAGFLLGIPLTSQAGIYWLLLMDNYAASFSLVVISCIMCVSIMYIYGHQNYFQDIQMMLGFPPPLFFQICWRFVSPAIIFFILIFTVIQYRPITYNHYQYPGWAVAIGFLMALSSVICIPLYALFHLCRTDGDTFLQRLKNATKPSRDWGPTLLEHRTGRYAPTMAPSPEDGLEVQPLHPDKAQIPIVGSNGSSRLQDSRI, from the exons ATGTTCCCCTACTTCATCATGCTGGTCTTCTGCGGGATCCCCCTTTTCTTCATGGAGCTGTCCTTCGGCCAGTTCGCCAGTCAGGGCTGCCTGGGGGTCTGGAGGATCAGCCCCATGTTTAAAG GCGTGGGCTACGGCATGATGGTGGTGTCCACCTACATCGGCATCTACTACAACGTGGTCATCTGCATCGCCTTCTACTACTTCTTCTCGTCCATGACCCACGTGCTGCCCTGGGCCTACTGCAGTAACCCCTGGAACACGCCCGACTGCGCCGGCGTGCTGGACGCCACCAACCTCACCAATGGCTCGTGGCCAGCCGGCCCACCCAGCAACGTCTCCTCCCTGCTCAACCACACCTTCCGGAGGACCAGCCCAAGCGAGGAGTACTGGAG GCTCTACGTGCTGAAGCTGTCGGACGACATCGGGAACTTTGGGGAGGTGCGCCTGCCCCTCCTAGGCTGCCTCGGTGTCTCCTGGGTGGTCGTCTTCCTCTGCCTCATCCGAGGAGTCAAGTCTTCCGGAAAG GTGGTGTACTTCACGGCCACCTTCCCCTACGTGGTGCTGACCATCCTCTTTGTCCGCGGAGTGACCCTGGAGGGAGCCTTCACCGGCATCATGTACTACCTGACCCCGCAGTGGGACAAGATCCTGGAGGCTAAG GTGTGGGGTGACGCGGCCTCCCAGATCTTCTACTCGCTGGGCTGTGCCTGGGGAGGGCTCATCACCATGGCTTCCTACAACAAGTTCCACAACAACTGTTACCG gGACAGCGTCATCATCAGCATCaccaactgtgccaccagtgtCTACGCTGGCTTTGTCATCTTCTCCATTCTGGGCTTCATGGCCAGTCACCTGGGCGTGGATGTGTCCCGCGTGGCTGACCACGGCCCCGGCCTGGCCTTTGTGGCGTACCCTGAGGCCCTCACCCTGCTGCCCATCTCCCCACTCTggtccctgctcttcttcttcatgCTTATCCTCCTGGGACTGGGCACTCAG TTCTGCCTCCTGGAGACACTGGTCACGGCCATCGTGGACGAGGTGGGGAACGAGTGGATCCTTCAGAGAAAGATCTACGTGACCTTGAGCGTGGCAGTGGCTGGCTTCCTGCTGGGCATCCCCCTCACCAGTCAG gcaggcatctaCTGGCTGCTGCTGATGGACAACTACGCGGCCAGCTTCTCCCTGGTGGTCATCTCCTGCATCATGTGTGTGTCCATCATGTACATCTATG GGCACCAGAACTACTTCCAGGACATCCAGATGATGCTGGGGTTCCCGCCGCCCCTCTTCTTCCAGATCTGCTGGCGCTTTGTCTCCCCAGCAATCATTTTC TTCATCCTTATCTTCACGGTGATCCAGTACCGACCCATCACTTACAACCACTACCAGTACCCAGGCTGGGCCGTGGCTATCGGCTTCCTCATGGCACTGTCCTCGGTCATCTGCATCCCCCTCTACGCCCTGTTCCACCTCTGCCGCACAGATGGGGACACCTTCCTACAG CGTTTGAAAAATGCCACCAAGCCAAGCAGAGACTGGGGCCCCACCCTCCTGGAGCACCGGACCGGGCGTTATGCCCCCACCATGGCCCCCTCCCCTGAAGATGGGCTTGAGGTCCAACCTCTGCACCCTGACAAGGCCCAGATCCCCATCGTGGGTAGCAACGGCTCCAGCCGCCTCCAGGACTCCAGGATATGA
- the SLC6A9 gene encoding sodium- and chloride-dependent glycine transporter 1 isoform X1 has product MVGKGAKGMLNGAVPSEATKRDQNLKRGNWENQIEFVLTSVGYAVGLGNVWRFPYLCYRNGGGAFMFPYFIMLVFCGIPLFFMELSFGQFASQGCLGVWRISPMFKGVGYGMMVVSTYIGIYYNVVICIAFYYFFSSMTHVLPWAYCSNPWNTPDCAGVLDATNLTNGSWPAGPPSNVSSLLNHTFRRTSPSEEYWRLYVLKLSDDIGNFGEVRLPLLGCLGVSWVVVFLCLIRGVKSSGKVVYFTATFPYVVLTILFVRGVTLEGAFTGIMYYLTPQWDKILEAKVWGDAASQIFYSLGCAWGGLITMASYNKFHNNCYRDSVIISITNCATSVYAGFVIFSILGFMASHLGVDVSRVADHGPGLAFVAYPEALTLLPISPLWSLLFFFMLILLGLGTQFCLLETLVTAIVDEVGNEWILQRKIYVTLSVAVAGFLLGIPLTSQAGIYWLLLMDNYAASFSLVVISCIMCVSIMYIYGHQNYFQDIQMMLGFPPPLFFQICWRFVSPAIIFFILIFTVIQYRPITYNHYQYPGWAVAIGFLMALSSVICIPLYALFHLCRTDGDTFLQRLKNATKPSRDWGPTLLEHRTGRYAPTMAPSPEDGLEVQPLHPDKAQIPIVGSNGSSRLQDSRI; this is encoded by the exons ATGGTAGgaaaaggtgccaaagggatgctG AATGGTGCTGTGCCCAGCGAGGCCACCAAGAGGGACCAGAACCTCAAACGGGGCAACTGGGAAAACCAGATCGAGTTTGTACTGACGAGCGTGGGCTATGCCGTGGGCCTGGGCAATGTCTGGCGCTTCCCATACCTCTGCTATCGCAACGGGGGAG GCGCCTTCATGTTCCCCTACTTCATCATGCTGGTCTTCTGCGGGATCCCCCTTTTCTTCATGGAGCTGTCCTTCGGCCAGTTCGCCAGTCAGGGCTGCCTGGGGGTCTGGAGGATCAGCCCCATGTTTAAAG GCGTGGGCTACGGCATGATGGTGGTGTCCACCTACATCGGCATCTACTACAACGTGGTCATCTGCATCGCCTTCTACTACTTCTTCTCGTCCATGACCCACGTGCTGCCCTGGGCCTACTGCAGTAACCCCTGGAACACGCCCGACTGCGCCGGCGTGCTGGACGCCACCAACCTCACCAATGGCTCGTGGCCAGCCGGCCCACCCAGCAACGTCTCCTCCCTGCTCAACCACACCTTCCGGAGGACCAGCCCAAGCGAGGAGTACTGGAG GCTCTACGTGCTGAAGCTGTCGGACGACATCGGGAACTTTGGGGAGGTGCGCCTGCCCCTCCTAGGCTGCCTCGGTGTCTCCTGGGTGGTCGTCTTCCTCTGCCTCATCCGAGGAGTCAAGTCTTCCGGAAAG GTGGTGTACTTCACGGCCACCTTCCCCTACGTGGTGCTGACCATCCTCTTTGTCCGCGGAGTGACCCTGGAGGGAGCCTTCACCGGCATCATGTACTACCTGACCCCGCAGTGGGACAAGATCCTGGAGGCTAAG GTGTGGGGTGACGCGGCCTCCCAGATCTTCTACTCGCTGGGCTGTGCCTGGGGAGGGCTCATCACCATGGCTTCCTACAACAAGTTCCACAACAACTGTTACCG gGACAGCGTCATCATCAGCATCaccaactgtgccaccagtgtCTACGCTGGCTTTGTCATCTTCTCCATTCTGGGCTTCATGGCCAGTCACCTGGGCGTGGATGTGTCCCGCGTGGCTGACCACGGCCCCGGCCTGGCCTTTGTGGCGTACCCTGAGGCCCTCACCCTGCTGCCCATCTCCCCACTCTggtccctgctcttcttcttcatgCTTATCCTCCTGGGACTGGGCACTCAG TTCTGCCTCCTGGAGACACTGGTCACGGCCATCGTGGACGAGGTGGGGAACGAGTGGATCCTTCAGAGAAAGATCTACGTGACCTTGAGCGTGGCAGTGGCTGGCTTCCTGCTGGGCATCCCCCTCACCAGTCAG gcaggcatctaCTGGCTGCTGCTGATGGACAACTACGCGGCCAGCTTCTCCCTGGTGGTCATCTCCTGCATCATGTGTGTGTCCATCATGTACATCTATG GGCACCAGAACTACTTCCAGGACATCCAGATGATGCTGGGGTTCCCGCCGCCCCTCTTCTTCCAGATCTGCTGGCGCTTTGTCTCCCCAGCAATCATTTTC TTCATCCTTATCTTCACGGTGATCCAGTACCGACCCATCACTTACAACCACTACCAGTACCCAGGCTGGGCCGTGGCTATCGGCTTCCTCATGGCACTGTCCTCGGTCATCTGCATCCCCCTCTACGCCCTGTTCCACCTCTGCCGCACAGATGGGGACACCTTCCTACAG CGTTTGAAAAATGCCACCAAGCCAAGCAGAGACTGGGGCCCCACCCTCCTGGAGCACCGGACCGGGCGTTATGCCCCCACCATGGCCCCCTCCCCTGAAGATGGGCTTGAGGTCCAACCTCTGCACCCTGACAAGGCCCAGATCCCCATCGTGGGTAGCAACGGCTCCAGCCGCCTCCAGGACTCCAGGATATGA
- the CCDC24 gene encoding coiled-coil domain-containing protein 24 → MSQDSLSLWQLVEEHVPLPERPEVKRLLGEAAVDLSLELRAEVAVLRGLLLEAPSSRSAAACPASDPCSLLAPPPLIRDLVRQELKQLLQGLQHKAICQGRWEPQTLGRPLPGKEDQAQVWAEYSPRVVRFALEEPHQDSAEQETLGMRAHQPSSHGDLRVLRDQLNASDIDQVAGHLRGLLEDECRTLEREIAILQGCLEKEYTRTSQPPETALEPTLAELREQKKIMEQDLQAPLVLSPASPSHRQRPSGWPLSLGLQAVKPSLQGPGPLPGPCGAAGAWAGPFHLPTPPSECCPRPRGLATTCRWGRQLQGGTRESPAPTAMPSAMPQAPPEGLLTK, encoded by the exons atGTCCCAGGACTCGCTGTCGCTGTGGCAGCTGGTGGAGGAGCATGTGCCGCTCCCCGAGCGGCCCGAAGTGAAGAGGCTCCTGGGGGAGGCGGCCGTGGACCTGAGCCTGGAACTGCGAGCcgag GTGGCCGTCCTGCGGGGACTGCTCCTTGAAGCGCCATCCTCCAGAAGTGCCGCCGCTTGCCCCGCCTCCGACCCCTGCTCCCTTCTGGCGCCACCGCCCCTTATAAGGGACCTTGTGCGCCAGGAACTTAAGCAGCTGCTCCAAGGACTCCAACACAAGGCCATCTGCCAGGGCAGGTGGGAGCCTCAGACTTTGGGACGGCCCCTGCCTGGCAAGGA GGACCAGGCCCAAGTGTGGGCCGAGTACAGCCCCAGGGTGGTGCGCTTTGCCCTGGAGGAGCCCCACCAGGATTCAGCGGAGCAGGAGACACTGGGAATGAGAGCCCACCAGCCCAG CAGCCACGGGGACCTCCGTGTCCTCAGGGACCAGCTGAATGCGTCTGATATCGACCAGGTTGCCGGGCACCTGCG GGGCCTCCTGGAGGATGAGTGTCGCACCTTGGAGAGGGAGATCGCCATCCTACAG GGTTGCCTGGAAAAGGAGTACACTCGGACTTCCCAGCCCCCCGAGACAGCCCTAGAGCCCACCCTGGCAG AGCTCCGAGAGCAGAAGAAGATCATGGAACAGGATCTGCAGGCCCCCCTGGTGCTCTCCCCCGCCTCCCCAAGCCACAG GCAGCGGCCAtcaggctggcccctctccctgGGCCTGCAGGCCGTGAAGCCTTCCCTCCAGGGCCCCGGGCCCCTTCCTGGCCCCTGTGGGGCTGCAGGAGCGTGGGCTGGGCCTTTCCACCTGCCTACGCCTCCTTCGGAATGCTGTCCTCGACCTCGAGGCCTGGCCACCACCTGCCGCTGGGGACGGCAGCTCCAGGGTGGCACCAGGGAAAGCCCAGCTCCCACTGCGATGCCCAGTGCCATGCCCCAGGCCCCACCCGAAGGGCTGCTTACCAAGTAG
- the SLC6A9 gene encoding sodium- and chloride-dependent glycine transporter 1 isoform X2 encodes MVLCPARPPRGTRTSNGATGKTRSSAFMFPYFIMLVFCGIPLFFMELSFGQFASQGCLGVWRISPMFKGVGYGMMVVSTYIGIYYNVVICIAFYYFFSSMTHVLPWAYCSNPWNTPDCAGVLDATNLTNGSWPAGPPSNVSSLLNHTFRRTSPSEEYWRLYVLKLSDDIGNFGEVRLPLLGCLGVSWVVVFLCLIRGVKSSGKVVYFTATFPYVVLTILFVRGVTLEGAFTGIMYYLTPQWDKILEAKVWGDAASQIFYSLGCAWGGLITMASYNKFHNNCYRDSVIISITNCATSVYAGFVIFSILGFMASHLGVDVSRVADHGPGLAFVAYPEALTLLPISPLWSLLFFFMLILLGLGTQFCLLETLVTAIVDEVGNEWILQRKIYVTLSVAVAGFLLGIPLTSQAGIYWLLLMDNYAASFSLVVISCIMCVSIMYIYGHQNYFQDIQMMLGFPPPLFFQICWRFVSPAIIFFILIFTVIQYRPITYNHYQYPGWAVAIGFLMALSSVICIPLYALFHLCRTDGDTFLQRLKNATKPSRDWGPTLLEHRTGRYAPTMAPSPEDGLEVQPLHPDKAQIPIVGSNGSSRLQDSRI; translated from the exons ATGGTGCTGTGCCCAGCGAGGCCACCAAGAGGGACCAGAACCTCAAACGGGGCAACTGGGAAAACCAGATCGA GCGCCTTCATGTTCCCCTACTTCATCATGCTGGTCTTCTGCGGGATCCCCCTTTTCTTCATGGAGCTGTCCTTCGGCCAGTTCGCCAGTCAGGGCTGCCTGGGGGTCTGGAGGATCAGCCCCATGTTTAAAG GCGTGGGCTACGGCATGATGGTGGTGTCCACCTACATCGGCATCTACTACAACGTGGTCATCTGCATCGCCTTCTACTACTTCTTCTCGTCCATGACCCACGTGCTGCCCTGGGCCTACTGCAGTAACCCCTGGAACACGCCCGACTGCGCCGGCGTGCTGGACGCCACCAACCTCACCAATGGCTCGTGGCCAGCCGGCCCACCCAGCAACGTCTCCTCCCTGCTCAACCACACCTTCCGGAGGACCAGCCCAAGCGAGGAGTACTGGAG GCTCTACGTGCTGAAGCTGTCGGACGACATCGGGAACTTTGGGGAGGTGCGCCTGCCCCTCCTAGGCTGCCTCGGTGTCTCCTGGGTGGTCGTCTTCCTCTGCCTCATCCGAGGAGTCAAGTCTTCCGGAAAG GTGGTGTACTTCACGGCCACCTTCCCCTACGTGGTGCTGACCATCCTCTTTGTCCGCGGAGTGACCCTGGAGGGAGCCTTCACCGGCATCATGTACTACCTGACCCCGCAGTGGGACAAGATCCTGGAGGCTAAG GTGTGGGGTGACGCGGCCTCCCAGATCTTCTACTCGCTGGGCTGTGCCTGGGGAGGGCTCATCACCATGGCTTCCTACAACAAGTTCCACAACAACTGTTACCG gGACAGCGTCATCATCAGCATCaccaactgtgccaccagtgtCTACGCTGGCTTTGTCATCTTCTCCATTCTGGGCTTCATGGCCAGTCACCTGGGCGTGGATGTGTCCCGCGTGGCTGACCACGGCCCCGGCCTGGCCTTTGTGGCGTACCCTGAGGCCCTCACCCTGCTGCCCATCTCCCCACTCTggtccctgctcttcttcttcatgCTTATCCTCCTGGGACTGGGCACTCAG TTCTGCCTCCTGGAGACACTGGTCACGGCCATCGTGGACGAGGTGGGGAACGAGTGGATCCTTCAGAGAAAGATCTACGTGACCTTGAGCGTGGCAGTGGCTGGCTTCCTGCTGGGCATCCCCCTCACCAGTCAG gcaggcatctaCTGGCTGCTGCTGATGGACAACTACGCGGCCAGCTTCTCCCTGGTGGTCATCTCCTGCATCATGTGTGTGTCCATCATGTACATCTATG GGCACCAGAACTACTTCCAGGACATCCAGATGATGCTGGGGTTCCCGCCGCCCCTCTTCTTCCAGATCTGCTGGCGCTTTGTCTCCCCAGCAATCATTTTC TTCATCCTTATCTTCACGGTGATCCAGTACCGACCCATCACTTACAACCACTACCAGTACCCAGGCTGGGCCGTGGCTATCGGCTTCCTCATGGCACTGTCCTCGGTCATCTGCATCCCCCTCTACGCCCTGTTCCACCTCTGCCGCACAGATGGGGACACCTTCCTACAG CGTTTGAAAAATGCCACCAAGCCAAGCAGAGACTGGGGCCCCACCCTCCTGGAGCACCGGACCGGGCGTTATGCCCCCACCATGGCCCCCTCCCCTGAAGATGGGCTTGAGGTCCAACCTCTGCACCCTGACAAGGCCCAGATCCCCATCGTGGGTAGCAACGGCTCCAGCCGCCTCCAGGACTCCAGGATATGA